In one window of Pseudomonas putida DNA:
- a CDS encoding sugar transferase, which yields MTGQPKSAQLQALYQDKRMDPAHRQRIDAAIHMQGRGWMTGRVGGRPWTLSRTNRVLSCLAALNLLLLLSPVFLALAVMIKKSSPGPVFFVQKRTGYRGRLFGMFKFRTMVANAEALKDSVRHLNKHGADSIDFKIDKDPRITSVGSWLRRSSLDELPNLINVVTGDMRLVGPRPTSFNAYRYKDNHLARLSIYPGMTGLWQISGRSNIDFDQRVELDLSYINEQSLLLDLKILLKTPFKVFTGHGAS from the coding sequence ATGACAGGACAACCGAAAAGCGCCCAGCTGCAGGCGCTGTACCAGGATAAACGCATGGATCCGGCGCACCGCCAGCGCATCGATGCCGCCATCCACATGCAAGGCCGTGGCTGGATGACCGGGCGGGTCGGCGGGCGCCCTTGGACGCTGTCGCGGACCAACCGCGTGCTGTCATGCCTGGCGGCGCTGAACCTGCTGCTGTTGCTGTCGCCGGTATTCCTGGCATTGGCGGTGATGATCAAGAAGTCCAGCCCGGGCCCGGTGTTCTTCGTTCAGAAACGCACCGGCTACCGCGGCCGCCTGTTCGGCATGTTCAAGTTCCGCACCATGGTCGCCAACGCCGAGGCGCTGAAAGATTCGGTACGCCACCTGAACAAGCACGGCGCCGACTCCATCGATTTCAAGATCGACAAGGACCCGCGCATCACCTCGGTGGGCAGTTGGCTGCGGCGCAGCAGCCTGGACGAGCTGCCCAACCTGATCAACGTGGTCACCGGCGACATGCGCCTGGTCGGCCCGCGCCCTACCTCGTTCAACGCCTACCGCTACAAGGATAACCACCTGGCACGGTTGTCGATCTACCCCGGCATGACCGGCCTCTGGCAGATCTCCGGACGCAGCAACATCGATTTCGACCAACGCGTAGAGCTTGACCTCAGCTACATCAACGAACAGAGCCTGCTGCTGGATCTGAAAATCCTGCTCAAGACCCCGTTCAAGGTTTTCACTGGCCACGGAGCAAGTTGA
- a CDS encoding NAD-dependent epimerase, with product MKVLVTGAAGFIGAHTCLRLLRDGHEVLGLDNFNDYYDPSLKHARVHWVRQNVGDFPLHCLDLADRDAMARLFAEERPEGVVHLAAQAGVRYSLQNPQAYLDSNLAGFLNILEGCRRHPVQHLLYASSSSVYGANQRTPYRVQDAVDHPLSLYAATKKANEAMAHSYSHLFGIPCSGLRFFTVYGPWGRPDMSPMQFARAISEGRPIQLFNHGRHQRDFTYIDDIVESLARLLPYPPRADAQWDAFSPDAASSAAPWRLFNIGGQRPVELLDYLALLEKHLGRDAVIELLPLQPGDVLATCADASALARVTGFTPTISLDEGLGRFVAWFKHYYSHGATDGEPAGEQPKQRRVI from the coding sequence ATGAAAGTGCTGGTCACCGGCGCGGCCGGTTTCATCGGTGCCCACACCTGCCTGCGCCTGCTGCGCGACGGTCATGAGGTGCTGGGCCTGGACAACTTCAACGACTATTACGATCCGTCGCTCAAACATGCTCGCGTGCACTGGGTGCGTCAGAACGTCGGTGACTTCCCCCTGCACTGCCTGGACCTTGCCGACCGCGACGCCATGGCCCGGCTGTTCGCCGAGGAGCGCCCCGAGGGGGTGGTGCACCTGGCTGCGCAAGCCGGTGTGCGCTACTCGCTGCAGAATCCCCAGGCTTACCTGGACAGCAACCTGGCGGGCTTCCTGAACATTCTCGAAGGCTGCCGGCGCCACCCGGTGCAGCACCTGCTGTACGCCTCGTCCAGCTCAGTGTATGGCGCCAACCAGCGCACGCCATACCGGGTGCAGGATGCAGTCGATCATCCGCTGTCGCTGTACGCCGCCACCAAGAAAGCCAACGAGGCCATGGCGCACAGCTACAGCCATCTGTTCGGCATCCCTTGCAGCGGCCTGCGCTTCTTTACCGTCTATGGCCCCTGGGGCCGCCCGGACATGTCGCCGATGCAGTTCGCCCGTGCCATCAGCGAAGGCCGGCCGATCCAGCTGTTCAACCATGGTCGGCACCAGCGCGACTTCACCTACATCGACGACATCGTCGAAAGCCTGGCGCGGCTGCTGCCCTACCCGCCCCGCGCCGATGCGCAGTGGGATGCCTTCAGCCCCGACGCGGCCAGCAGCGCAGCGCCCTGGCGCCTGTTCAACATCGGCGGCCAACGCCCGGTGGAACTGCTCGACTACCTGGCCCTGCTGGAAAAACACCTGGGGCGCGATGCGGTGATCGAGTTGCTGCCGCTGCAACCAGGCGATGTGCTGGCCACCTGTGCCGATGCCAGCGCCTTGGCCCGGGTCACCGGCTTTACCCCAACGATTTCCCTTGATGAAGGGCTCGGGCGATTCGTCGCCTGGTTCAAGCACTACTACTCGCACGGCGCCACAGATGGCGAACCTGCAGGCGAGCAGCCGAAACAACGGAGGGTGATATGA